In a genomic window of Streptomyces sp. BHT-5-2:
- the hydA gene encoding dihydropyrimidinase yields the protein MSRTVVRGGLVITAAEEMHADVLIEGGRIVAVASSGTQEWTADRVIDASGKYVIPGGVDVHTHIEMPFGGTISSDTFESATRAAAWGGTTSIIDFAIQSVGQSLREGLDLWHAKADAQCAIDYGFHMILSDVNASTLREMDGLVSEGVTSFKLFTAYPGVFYSDDGQILRAMQRAADNGGLIMMHAENGIAIDVLVRQALERGETGPRHHGEVRRALLEAEATHRTIQLARVAGAPLYVVHVAAQEAVAELTAARDLGLPVFGETCPQYLYLSTDNLAEPDFEGAKYVCSTPLRPRDHQAALWRALRTDDLQVVSTDHCPFCFAGQKELGRDDFSKIPNGLPGVENRMDLLHQAVVDGHLTRRRWIEIACATPARMFGLYGKKGTIAPGADADVVVYDPTAEQVISAATHHMNVDYSAYEGKRVTGRVETVLSRGELVIDRRKFTGRAGHGQYMPRATCQYLH from the coding sequence ATGAGCCGTACGGTCGTCCGGGGCGGACTGGTGATCACCGCCGCCGAGGAAATGCACGCCGACGTCCTGATCGAGGGCGGCCGCATCGTGGCCGTCGCCTCCTCCGGCACACAGGAGTGGACCGCCGACCGCGTCATCGACGCCTCGGGCAAGTACGTCATCCCGGGCGGCGTCGACGTCCACACCCACATCGAGATGCCGTTCGGCGGGACGATCTCCTCCGACACCTTCGAGTCCGCGACCCGCGCGGCGGCCTGGGGCGGCACCACCAGCATCATCGACTTCGCGATCCAGTCCGTCGGTCAGTCGCTGCGCGAGGGGCTGGACCTGTGGCACGCCAAGGCCGACGCCCAGTGCGCCATCGACTACGGCTTCCACATGATCCTCTCCGACGTCAACGCCTCGACGCTGCGTGAGATGGACGGGCTGGTGAGCGAGGGCGTGACCTCGTTCAAGCTCTTCACCGCGTACCCGGGCGTCTTCTACAGCGACGACGGGCAGATCCTGCGGGCGATGCAACGGGCCGCGGACAACGGCGGGTTGATCATGATGCACGCCGAGAACGGCATCGCCATCGACGTACTGGTGCGGCAGGCCCTGGAACGCGGCGAGACCGGCCCCCGCCACCACGGCGAGGTGCGCAGGGCCCTGCTGGAGGCCGAGGCGACGCACCGCACGATCCAGCTCGCCCGGGTGGCCGGCGCCCCGCTCTACGTCGTCCACGTGGCGGCACAGGAGGCCGTCGCGGAGCTGACGGCCGCCCGCGACCTGGGGCTGCCCGTCTTCGGGGAGACCTGCCCGCAGTACCTCTACCTCTCCACGGACAACCTCGCCGAGCCCGACTTCGAGGGCGCCAAGTACGTGTGCAGCACCCCACTGCGGCCCCGCGACCATCAGGCGGCGCTCTGGCGCGCGCTGCGCACCGACGACCTCCAGGTGGTCTCCACCGACCACTGCCCGTTCTGCTTCGCCGGCCAGAAGGAGCTGGGCCGCGACGACTTCTCCAAGATCCCCAACGGACTGCCCGGCGTGGAGAACCGCATGGACCTGCTCCACCAGGCGGTCGTCGACGGGCACCTCACCCGCCGCCGCTGGATCGAGATCGCCTGCGCCACCCCGGCCCGGATGTTCGGCCTGTACGGCAAGAAGGGCACCATCGCCCCCGGCGCCGACGCGGACGTGGTCGTCTACGACCCCACCGCCGAGCAGGTCATCTCGGCGGCCACACACCACATGAACGTCGACTACTCCGCCTACGAGGGCAAGCGCGTCACCGGCCGGGTGGAGACCGTCCTGTCGCGCGGCGAACTCGTCATCGACCGGCGGAAGTTCACCGGGCGCGCCGGCCATGGCCAGTACATGCCGCGCGCCACCTGTCAGTACCTGCACTAG
- a CDS encoding ABC transporter substrate-binding protein, producing the protein MEQSTPWEFSDDRGRLVVAGARPERIAAYIQAGATLWDHGIRPVGLFGSQHDGVAADPAKAGDLPLAETRYLGSGAALRPDTLLEVRPDLVVAVTYDGEQVYGLEAKTAQEVEEKVPVATVAVGPGRSLAEVRERFAALAGSLGHGEPLVMARELDAAEDALRQATGGPVRPRVVALSPAGPDKVHLARPGTWPDLRALAEHGVELPEPMAGAGSNWSTVGWAEAAALAPDVVLIDVRANATRVEALRTDENWRALEARVRLLPWNPEAPVSRRAHTRFFTEVADAVRAAAARR; encoded by the coding sequence ATGGAGCAGAGCACACCGTGGGAGTTCTCCGACGACCGCGGGCGCCTGGTGGTGGCCGGAGCACGGCCGGAACGGATCGCGGCGTACATACAGGCGGGAGCCACGCTGTGGGACCACGGCATCCGTCCGGTGGGCCTGTTCGGCTCCCAGCACGACGGGGTGGCGGCCGACCCGGCCAAGGCCGGCGACCTGCCGCTGGCCGAGACCCGCTACCTCGGCTCGGGCGCCGCGCTGCGCCCGGACACGCTGCTGGAGGTCCGCCCGGACCTCGTGGTGGCGGTGACCTACGACGGCGAGCAGGTCTACGGACTGGAGGCGAAGACCGCACAGGAGGTGGAGGAAAAGGTCCCGGTGGCCACCGTCGCGGTGGGACCGGGCCGCAGCCTGGCCGAGGTCCGGGAGCGCTTCGCGGCGCTGGCCGGCTCCCTGGGGCACGGCGAACCGCTCGTCATGGCGAGGGAGTTGGACGCCGCCGAGGACGCGCTGCGGCAGGCGACCGGCGGCCCGGTGCGCCCGCGGGTGGTGGCACTGTCCCCCGCCGGGCCGGACAAGGTGCACCTGGCCCGGCCGGGCACCTGGCCGGATCTGCGGGCGCTGGCCGAGCACGGCGTCGAGCTGCCCGAGCCGATGGCCGGCGCCGGCAGCAACTGGTCGACGGTCGGCTGGGCGGAGGCCGCCGCGCTCGCCCCGGACGTGGTCCTGATCGACGTACGGGCCAACGCCACCCGGGTCGAGGCGCTGCGGACGGACGAGAACTGGCGGGCGCTCGAAGCCCGCGTGCGGCTGCTGCCCTGGAATCCCGAGGCGCCGGTCAGCCGGCGCGCGCACACCCGCTTCTTCACCGAGGTGGCCGACGCGGTGCGCGCGGCCGCCGCCCGGAGATAG
- a CDS encoding TIGR03842 family LLM class F420-dependent oxidoreductase, which yields MDFGIVLQTDPPASTVVELMRRAESKGFRYGWTFDSSVLWQEPFVIYSQILEHTTDLVVGPMVTNPGTRTWEVTASTFATLNDMFGNRTVCGIGRGDSAMRVAGRKPNTLATLGEASRVIRELAEGREAEVEGRTLRIPWVRDGHLPVWMAAYGPKALALAGREADGFILQLADPYLTEWMVKAVRDAATAAGRDPSSVKVCVAAPAYLTDDTSPAALAHAREQCRWFGGMVGNHVADLVARYGEHSAAVPEALTDYIKGRDGYDYAHHGRAGNPDTAFVPDEIVDRFCVIGTAEQHIDKLRRLKALGVDQFALYAMHDAREQVIDGYGASVVPALRD from the coding sequence GTGGATTTCGGAATCGTCCTGCAGACGGACCCGCCCGCATCGACGGTCGTCGAGCTGATGCGGCGCGCGGAGAGCAAGGGCTTTCGCTACGGCTGGACCTTCGACTCGTCGGTGCTCTGGCAGGAGCCCTTCGTCATCTACAGCCAGATCCTGGAACACACCACCGACCTCGTCGTGGGACCGATGGTCACCAACCCGGGCACCCGCACCTGGGAGGTGACCGCCTCGACCTTCGCGACGCTCAACGACATGTTCGGCAACCGCACGGTGTGCGGCATCGGCCGCGGCGACTCGGCGATGCGGGTCGCCGGCCGGAAGCCGAACACGCTGGCCACGCTCGGGGAGGCGAGCCGCGTCATCCGCGAGCTGGCCGAGGGCCGGGAGGCCGAGGTGGAGGGCCGCACCCTGCGGATCCCCTGGGTGCGGGACGGCCACCTGCCGGTGTGGATGGCGGCCTACGGCCCGAAGGCGCTGGCTCTGGCCGGCCGGGAGGCGGACGGCTTCATCCTCCAGCTCGCCGACCCGTATCTGACGGAGTGGATGGTCAAGGCGGTCCGGGACGCCGCGACCGCCGCCGGCCGCGACCCGTCGTCGGTGAAGGTCTGCGTGGCCGCACCCGCCTACCTCACCGACGACACCTCACCCGCCGCGCTGGCCCACGCCCGTGAGCAGTGCCGCTGGTTCGGCGGCATGGTCGGCAACCACGTCGCGGACCTCGTCGCCCGGTACGGCGAGCACTCCGCCGCCGTCCCCGAGGCCCTCACCGACTACATCAAGGGACGCGACGGCTACGACTACGCTCACCACGGCCGCGCCGGGAACCCCGACACCGCCTTCGTCCCCGACGAGATCGTCGACCGGTTCTGCGTCATCGGCACCGCGGAGCAGCACATCGACAAGCTGCGCCGGCTCAAGGCCCTGGGCGTCGACCAGTTCGCGCTCTACGCCATGCACGACGCCCGCGAGCAGGTCATCGACGGCTACGGGGCAAGCGTCGTCCCCGCCCTGCGGGACTGA